In Armatimonadota bacterium, one DNA window encodes the following:
- the rpsB gene encoding 30S ribosomal protein S2 has product MVELSMKELLESGVHFGHQTRRWNPKMKRYIYGARNGIYIVDLHQTIKLFEDALKFVQKIVEDGGTVLFVGTKKQAQSAVKEAAQRSGQFWVSERWLGGMLTNWKTIQLRVNRLKELDRMEEGGYFERLPKKEMLKRIEERNQLNRFLEGIRNLEEPPQCMVVVDVNKEIIAIREARKLGIPIVGIVDTNCDPDLVDMVIPGNDDAIRAIRLVTGKMSEAILEARPLSEELTEGTLPEDGAPTDEGRPIEFGAVEEELLRAFGGDETVAVTAPVVAEEPAPVEEAPAALEAPSEVEAAPAAEEESAPAAAVEETN; this is encoded by the coding sequence ATGGTTGAACTCAGCATGAAAGAGCTGCTGGAGTCTGGCGTCCACTTTGGCCACCAGACCCGCCGCTGGAACCCCAAGATGAAGCGCTATATCTATGGCGCTCGCAACGGCATCTACATTGTCGACCTGCACCAGACCATTAAGCTCTTCGAGGACGCGCTGAAGTTCGTCCAGAAGATCGTCGAGGACGGCGGCACCGTGCTGTTCGTCGGCACGAAGAAGCAGGCACAGTCGGCAGTCAAGGAAGCCGCACAGCGGAGCGGCCAGTTCTGGGTCAGCGAGCGCTGGCTCGGCGGCATGCTCACCAACTGGAAGACGATCCAACTTCGCGTGAACCGCCTAAAGGAGCTGGACCGGATGGAAGAGGGAGGTTATTTCGAGCGCCTTCCCAAGAAGGAAATGCTGAAGCGCATCGAAGAGCGAAACCAGCTCAACCGCTTCCTCGAAGGCATCCGGAACCTGGAAGAGCCGCCCCAGTGCATGGTGGTCGTCGACGTCAATAAAGAGATCATCGCGATTCGGGAGGCCCGAAAGCTTGGAATCCCGATCGTCGGAATCGTGGACACGAACTGCGATCCCGATTTGGTCGACATGGTGATCCCGGGCAACGACGACGCGATCCGTGCGATCAGGCTCGTGACCGGCAAGATGAGCGAGGCGATCCTCGAGGCTCGGCCGCTCAGCGAAGAACTAACCGAAGGAACGCTGCCCGAAGATGGCGCGCCGACGGACGAGGGGCGCCCGATCGAGTTCGGCGCCGTGGAAGAAGAACTGCTCCGCGCGTTTGGCGGAGACGAGACCGTTGCGGTGACAGCGCCTGTTGTCGCTGAAGAGCCTGCACCGGTGGAGGAGGCTCCTGCCGCGCTTGAGGCGCCCTCGGAAGTGGAAGCGGCTCCTGCAGCAGAAGAAGAGTCCGCCCCGGCAGCGGCAGTGGAGGAAACGAACTAA
- a CDS encoding leucyl/phenylalanyl-tRNA--protein transferase → MRGEDLTSDLIRSAYLHGAFPMGEPETGEIEFYVPNVRAVFPVEGIRVSRSLGKTLRSGRFEVRYDTAFEDVMRCCVRPKDNWITEGLIDCYTRIHGDGWAHSCESWLDGTLVGGVYGLALGGCFCAESMFHRETDASKVALWALVNRCRELGFVLFDAQMMNPHLRSLGALPMSHRRYLAELREALEIQTPWDSLTYRPGESSS, encoded by the coding sequence ATGCGAGGCGAAGACCTAACATCGGACCTCATTCGAAGCGCGTACCTGCACGGCGCCTTCCCTATGGGCGAACCTGAAACCGGGGAGATCGAGTTCTATGTGCCGAACGTCCGGGCGGTGTTTCCGGTCGAAGGCATTCGGGTCTCCAGGTCCCTCGGAAAGACCCTGCGTTCGGGCCGATTTGAGGTCCGCTACGACACCGCATTTGAGGATGTGATGCGCTGCTGCGTGAGGCCCAAGGACAACTGGATCACGGAGGGGCTGATCGACTGCTACACGCGAATCCATGGCGATGGATGGGCGCACAGTTGCGAAAGCTGGCTCGACGGGACCCTGGTGGGAGGAGTTTATGGGCTTGCGCTTGGGGGCTGCTTTTGCGCCGAGTCGATGTTCCACCGCGAAACCGACGCGAGCAAGGTTGCGCTTTGGGCGCTTGTGAATAGGTGCCGTGAGCTGGGATTCGTGCTTTTTGACGCTCAGATGATGAATCCTCACCTTCGGTCGCTCGGTGCACTGCCGATGTCGCACCGAAGGTATTTGGCTGAACTCAGAGAGGCTCTAGAGATCCAAACCCCATGGGACTCCCTGACCTACCGGCCTGGCGAATCGAGCTCCTAA
- a CDS encoding sugar phosphate isomerase/epimerase, which produces MSRENHADIRIGTLAGFASGPNYLRQVVAHGFESFELTTWAYVGDLNLAEFAKEAEDALGGKAIISSIGIYGNPLQDEKTAHDWEVMIRACKHFKCNVVNGFAGALEDRPVDQSMPKFKEVFGHLAKVAADEGVKIAFENCDMGGTWDTPKWNIAHAPTAWEMMFNEVPGDVLGLEWEPCHQMVSLIDPIAQLRKYVGRVYHVHGKDATICWDVIKEKGLRGGVPVVYHRTPGFGDTNWTDVITIPRQGGFTGCIDIEGWHDPIYRDELEMTGQVHGLRYLQACRGGAFVPNPK; this is translated from the coding sequence ATGTCAAGAGAGAATCACGCCGACATTCGCATTGGAACCCTCGCCGGTTTTGCCTCCGGCCCCAACTATCTCCGCCAGGTCGTGGCGCACGGCTTCGAATCGTTTGAGCTGACCACTTGGGCCTATGTCGGCGATCTCAACTTGGCCGAATTCGCCAAAGAGGCCGAGGATGCCTTAGGGGGCAAGGCGATCATCAGCAGCATCGGCATCTACGGAAACCCCCTGCAGGACGAGAAGACCGCCCACGATTGGGAGGTGATGATTCGAGCCTGCAAGCACTTCAAGTGCAACGTGGTGAACGGCTTTGCCGGCGCGCTTGAAGATCGTCCGGTGGATCAGTCGATGCCCAAATTTAAGGAGGTGTTCGGGCATTTGGCGAAGGTCGCCGCGGACGAAGGCGTTAAGATCGCGTTTGAGAACTGTGACATGGGGGGCACTTGGGATACCCCGAAATGGAACATCGCGCACGCTCCCACCGCTTGGGAAATGATGTTCAACGAGGTACCTGGCGATGTGCTTGGGCTCGAATGGGAGCCCTGCCACCAAATGGTCAGCCTGATCGACCCGATCGCTCAGCTCCGGAAGTACGTCGGGAGGGTCTACCACGTTCACGGGAAGGACGCGACGATCTGCTGGGACGTGATCAAGGAGAAGGGGCTGAGGGGCGGCGTGCCCGTCGTGTATCACCGCACACCGGGTTTTGGGGATACCAACTGGACCGACGTCATCACCATCCCCAGGCAGGGCGGCTTCACCGGCTGCATCGACATCGAGGGATGGCACGACCCGATCTACCGAGATGAACTGGAGATGACGGGCCAGGTGCATGGCCTGCGGTATCTGCAGGCTTGCCGGGGCGGCGCATTTGTGCCCAACCCCAAATAG
- a CDS encoding beta-N-acetylglucosaminidase domain-containing protein, with translation MVALVLILATATAHSGGSGTIEPQKPSDAILPSVQAPSPKQNTGFKLRGSKGWGWSRDQYLTEIPWMAKAKMNFVMNCYLSYYTDRLRYVNNWWEPKSEAEREDWRKVVQRAKERGLHFVFAFHPQLHSSRPYDYHRQGDYQALWRHFEFMQGLGVRWYSLSLDDIGTEGTQPAQLAQLQSDLVNRLLTDLRKKDSGAQMIFCPTYYWGDGTEKEFQPYWSAMAKALDRNAYVFWTGPQVVSQTVDLASAKRIRKAMGHRVVLWDNYPVNDRNPALHLGPVSGRDPRLPEVLDGYMTNPMGFQNELNRLPMLTCGDYAYDPGSYDPARSLDRAIDLLSDKPEQADLLRRLVEVYPGCLAAKHPETGWQTQWASYVQAAGGPQGRVKGAMYLQRMEQLEADLIRWFPGAMASEKELLANHVAAIRAEQAKRFP, from the coding sequence ATGGTTGCCCTCGTGCTGATCCTCGCCACGGCCACAGCGCATTCAGGCGGCTCCGGAACCATTGAGCCGCAGAAGCCATCCGACGCAATTCTTCCGTCTGTTCAGGCGCCATCGCCCAAGCAGAACACGGGCTTCAAGCTGCGAGGAAGCAAGGGATGGGGATGGTCCAGAGACCAGTACCTCACTGAAATTCCCTGGATGGCCAAAGCGAAGATGAACTTCGTGATGAACTGCTACTTGAGCTATTACACGGATCGTCTGAGGTACGTCAACAATTGGTGGGAGCCAAAGTCGGAGGCCGAAAGGGAGGATTGGAGGAAGGTCGTCCAGCGGGCCAAGGAAAGAGGCCTCCACTTTGTGTTCGCCTTTCATCCCCAGCTTCACAGTAGCAGGCCTTACGACTATCACCGCCAGGGCGACTATCAGGCCCTTTGGCGTCACTTTGAGTTCATGCAAGGCCTGGGGGTGCGCTGGTACAGCCTGTCCCTCGACGACATCGGGACCGAGGGCACCCAGCCTGCACAGCTTGCCCAGCTTCAATCGGACCTGGTCAACCGGCTCCTCACGGACTTGCGCAAAAAGGACTCTGGGGCACAGATGATCTTCTGCCCCACCTACTATTGGGGCGACGGCACGGAGAAGGAGTTTCAGCCCTATTGGTCGGCAATGGCCAAAGCGCTGGACAGGAACGCCTATGTGTTCTGGACAGGGCCGCAAGTGGTCTCGCAAACGGTGGACTTGGCCTCAGCCAAGCGGATCCGCAAGGCCATGGGGCACAGGGTGGTGCTTTGGGATAACTACCCGGTCAACGACCGAAACCCTGCGCTTCACCTCGGCCCGGTTTCGGGGCGAGATCCGAGGCTCCCCGAGGTGCTCGATGGTTACATGACGAACCCGATGGGCTTTCAGAACGAGCTGAACCGCCTGCCGATGCTGACCTGCGGCGACTATGCGTATGACCCCGGTTCCTATGATCCAGCACGGTCCCTCGATAGAGCGATCGACCTCCTTTCGGACAAGCCAGAGCAGGCGGACTTGCTGAGGCGGCTAGTGGAGGTCTATCCTGGATGTCTCGCCGCAAAGCACCCCGAAACCGGGTGGCAGACCCAGTGGGCGTCGTATGTCCAGGCTGCAGGCGGCCCGCAGGGCCGAGTCAAAGGGGCGATGTATCTTCAGCGGATGGAGCAGCTTGAGGCGGACTTGATCCGGTGGTTCCCAGGCGCGATGGCGTCGGAAAAGGAGCTTTTGGCGAACCACGTTGCCGCGATCAGGGCCGAGCAAGCCAAGAGGTTCCCTTAG
- the trmFO gene encoding methylenetetrahydrofolate--tRNA-(uracil(54)-C(5))-methyltransferase (FADH(2)-oxidizing) TrmFO, giving the protein MREVTVVGAGFAGVEAAWSLAEAGVEVRLIEMRPETSTPAHTTSHFAELVCSNSLKSKLGTSPAGLLKEEMAHLGSVVLQVATKCEVPGGEALCVDRKLFGAWMTEKLESHPFIQVERREFSPQDLERELSAGGLVVLATGPLTSAALSSWLAEATGRKHLYFYDAVSPTVEAASLDRSIVFAQSRYGKGGDDYLNCPFEKDSYLAFVRELIAAERAPIHAFEAGGKRDAPESEREDAFLEKIKYFAGCTPIEAIAEKGERSLAFGNFKPVGLTDPRTDRRPYAALQLRPENAEKSLYSLVACQTRLKWGEQKRVFRMVPGLEQAEFVRYGVIHRNTYLEAPVALHPNLELRSRPGVYVAGQLTGVEGYVESAAMGILAGRFVLDRLAGRESVLPPRATALGSLLGHLQDETEREFAPMNINWGLLPEPAETFRDKGLKRAAKLAFARSAFAEWLGAAAQAASSSST; this is encoded by the coding sequence TTGAGAGAGGTCACAGTCGTTGGAGCTGGATTCGCCGGTGTGGAAGCCGCCTGGTCGCTGGCTGAAGCTGGAGTCGAGGTGCGGCTCATCGAGATGCGCCCCGAGACTTCCACGCCCGCCCACACCACCTCCCATTTCGCCGAACTGGTCTGTTCAAACAGCCTGAAATCTAAGCTCGGCACCAGTCCGGCGGGACTTCTCAAAGAAGAGATGGCGCATCTGGGCTCCGTGGTGTTGCAGGTTGCGACGAAGTGCGAGGTCCCCGGTGGCGAAGCGCTCTGCGTGGACCGCAAGCTCTTCGGCGCCTGGATGACCGAGAAGCTGGAGTCGCATCCTTTCATTCAAGTTGAGCGGCGCGAATTCTCGCCGCAAGACCTAGAGCGCGAGCTCAGCGCCGGCGGCCTCGTGGTTCTGGCGACAGGGCCGCTGACCAGCGCGGCCCTGTCTTCATGGCTCGCCGAAGCCACTGGCCGCAAGCACCTCTACTTCTATGATGCGGTGAGCCCGACGGTAGAGGCCGCGTCGCTGGACCGCTCGATCGTGTTTGCCCAGAGCCGGTACGGCAAAGGGGGCGACGACTACCTGAACTGCCCGTTCGAGAAGGACAGCTACCTTGCATTTGTTCGGGAGTTGATTGCCGCTGAGCGGGCGCCCATTCATGCCTTCGAAGCCGGTGGAAAGCGCGATGCCCCGGAGAGCGAAAGGGAAGACGCCTTTCTTGAGAAGATCAAGTACTTCGCAGGCTGCACGCCCATCGAAGCGATCGCCGAAAAGGGCGAACGCTCGCTCGCCTTTGGCAACTTCAAGCCCGTGGGGCTGACTGACCCGAGGACGGATCGCCGCCCCTATGCCGCACTCCAACTGAGGCCCGAGAATGCAGAGAAATCACTCTACTCCCTTGTCGCTTGCCAGACGCGGCTCAAGTGGGGCGAGCAGAAACGGGTGTTTCGGATGGTGCCTGGATTGGAGCAGGCAGAGTTCGTTCGTTATGGCGTGATCCACCGCAACACCTATCTCGAGGCGCCCGTGGCCCTGCATCCAAACCTCGAACTCAGGAGCAGGCCGGGTGTGTACGTGGCCGGGCAGCTTACTGGGGTTGAAGGTTATGTCGAGTCGGCGGCGATGGGAATCCTGGCCGGCAGGTTCGTGTTGGACAGGTTGGCGGGAAGGGAATCCGTGCTGCCTCCAAGGGCCACCGCCTTGGGTTCGCTATTGGGGCACTTGCAGGATGAGACCGAAAGGGAGTTCGCTCCGATGAACATCAACTGGGGCCTCCTGCCTGAGCCTGCAGAGACCTTTCGGGACAAGGGTCTCAAGCGGGCCGCCAAGCTCGCGTTTGCGAGGAGTGCGTTTGCCGAATGGCTCGGAGCAGCGGCTCAGGCCGCTTCTTCGTCTTCAACGTGA
- a CDS encoding PEP-CTERM sorting domain-containing protein (PEP-CTERM proteins occur, often in large numbers, in the proteomes of bacteria that also encode an exosortase, a predicted intramembrane cysteine proteinase. The presence of a PEP-CTERM domain at a protein's C-terminus predicts cleavage within the sorting domain, followed by covalent anchoring to some some component of the (usually Gram-negative) cell surface. Many PEP-CTERM proteins exhibit an unusual sequence composition that includes large numbers of potential glycosylation sites. Expression of one such protein has been shown restore the ability of a bacterium to form floc, a type of biofilm.) encodes MRSFTFVGLVAGSLSLAAGSQAAIVDVNVFDFDFSVNAPGQTVVDAVIDVGDTVRWVFLADFHTTTSVVGSAESWDSGMLMDGSTFSHSFGQVGVFTYYCQMHGFDMGNGTAGGMAGTVTVNPVPEPVSGLVLAGSLGAFARRKRRSQLQ; translated from the coding sequence ATGCGCAGTTTTACATTCGTCGGGCTGGTTGCCGGCTCGCTCTCTCTTGCAGCGGGATCTCAGGCAGCCATCGTCGACGTCAACGTCTTTGACTTCGATTTCAGCGTCAATGCACCTGGCCAAACTGTAGTGGACGCGGTGATCGACGTCGGGGACACCGTCAGGTGGGTGTTCCTGGCGGACTTTCACACGACCACTTCGGTAGTAGGAAGCGCCGAGTCTTGGGATTCCGGGATGCTCATGGACGGAAGCACGTTCTCCCACAGTTTCGGCCAGGTGGGGGTTTTCACCTACTACTGCCAGATGCACGGCTTTGACATGGGCAACGGCACCGCCGGCGGAATGGCCGGGACCGTGACTGTCAACCCCGTTCCCGAGCCGGTATCCGGGCTCGTGCTCGCTGGGAGTTTAGGGGCGTTTGCGCGTAGAAAGCGCAGGTCCCAGCTTCAGTAG
- a CDS encoding methyltransferase domain-containing protein has product MEGGWVESADAWATFVDQGDPNRTHLLDPLMLRLCGDVQGSRVLDVGCGEGRFARMLAERGAEVVGFDPTVALLQLGKRRGSRQLLRAVAEAIPLRSATFDLAASYVTLVDIPGYREAISEMARVLKPGGRLILSNVSAFATANGRWILDDQGRKSRYSFDRYAEEFSESCSWRGIEVLQYHRPLGKVMEACLDAGLRLEHFSEPLPSPATVEQYPGLGDFTRMPNFYVMAWRKGA; this is encoded by the coding sequence ATGGAAGGCGGATGGGTGGAATCGGCGGATGCGTGGGCCACGTTCGTCGACCAAGGGGACCCCAACCGGACCCATTTGCTCGATCCCTTGATGCTCAGGCTCTGTGGCGACGTTCAAGGATCGCGAGTTCTCGACGTCGGGTGCGGAGAAGGGCGCTTCGCGCGGATGCTCGCCGAACGAGGCGCAGAGGTTGTGGGCTTCGATCCGACAGTGGCTCTGCTCCAGTTGGGCAAGCGGCGAGGAAGCCGGCAACTGCTTCGGGCCGTCGCAGAGGCGATCCCGCTCCGGAGCGCGACCTTCGACTTGGCGGCCAGCTATGTCACGCTCGTGGACATTCCGGGGTATCGGGAGGCGATCTCCGAAATGGCGCGGGTCCTGAAACCGGGAGGAAGGCTGATCCTCTCGAACGTCTCAGCCTTTGCGACCGCAAACGGACGCTGGATTCTCGACGACCAGGGCCGCAAGTCGCGCTACTCGTTTGACCGGTACGCCGAGGAGTTTTCGGAGTCCTGCTCGTGGCGAGGAATCGAGGTCCTTCAATACCACAGGCCATTGGGGAAGGTCATGGAAGCCTGCCTGGATGCGGGCCTGAGGCTTGAGCACTTCTCCGAGCCGCTTCCCTCACCCGCGACCGTCGAGCAATACCCTGGGCTGGGCGACTTTACCAGGATGCCCAACTTCTATGTGATGGCCTGGCGCAAGGGGGCCTGA
- a CDS encoding GGDEF domain-containing protein produces MKEERRPLPLIKHALVGFWSFSWVPVICWIEGWYASGTTGFWTSVLAAHARGSVCWLFDLAPFLGAFLSVWSRLKVERLEGSLQGVAEARDRAEADYLADKQKIELRRQEFDRLAELHRAAARRFEELFQGLPVACFTYDRSGLLFECNRALETLWATPAAKMQQKPVNESIWSTGDLEQWRALNERVFAGETIYQVELWFPNVGGSGKWILFSSIPLRSMQDDVVAAIASLMDITDRKAMEQRISDQISELNLVAEQLAGQKRELEVANERLALQATTDGLTGVANRRLFREVLDRACQEAGPEHPYSLVMLDVDHFKSYNDTFGHQAGDDLLKLIADHLKAAIRPNDFAARFGGEEFVLLLPGSDAAQAHVVAERIRAQLQGLEQACCPVSASFGIATIALQGADPRAFLEQADAAMYVSKRCGRNQVTHWDDISADTARAA; encoded by the coding sequence GTGAAGGAAGAACGTAGGCCGCTGCCCCTGATAAAACACGCTTTGGTGGGATTCTGGTCGTTTAGCTGGGTCCCGGTGATCTGTTGGATCGAGGGGTGGTATGCGTCGGGGACGACGGGTTTTTGGACCAGCGTTCTCGCGGCGCATGCTCGCGGGAGCGTGTGCTGGCTGTTCGACCTGGCGCCGTTCCTGGGCGCCTTTCTCTCCGTCTGGTCCAGACTGAAAGTCGAACGATTGGAAGGGAGCTTGCAGGGCGTCGCAGAGGCACGAGACAGGGCCGAAGCGGATTACCTTGCCGACAAGCAGAAAATCGAGCTCCGGCGCCAGGAGTTCGACCGCCTGGCCGAGCTCCATCGGGCGGCAGCGCGACGGTTCGAAGAGCTGTTTCAGGGCCTTCCGGTGGCTTGTTTCACCTATGACCGGAGCGGATTGCTCTTTGAGTGCAATCGAGCGCTCGAAACCCTATGGGCAACTCCCGCCGCAAAGATGCAGCAAAAACCTGTGAACGAGTCCATATGGTCCACAGGCGACCTGGAACAGTGGCGCGCGCTCAACGAACGCGTTTTCGCCGGCGAAACGATTTACCAGGTGGAGCTTTGGTTCCCTAACGTCGGCGGCTCCGGCAAGTGGATTCTATTCAGCTCGATCCCGCTGAGGTCCATGCAGGACGACGTGGTGGCGGCCATCGCTTCCCTGATGGACATCACTGACCGCAAGGCCATGGAGCAGCGGATTTCCGACCAGATCAGCGAGCTGAACCTGGTCGCCGAACAGCTCGCGGGCCAAAAGAGGGAGCTCGAGGTCGCCAACGAGCGGCTCGCGCTTCAGGCCACGACGGATGGACTTACGGGCGTCGCGAACCGGCGGCTCTTCCGAGAGGTGCTGGACCGAGCCTGTCAGGAGGCCGGCCCCGAACACCCGTACTCGCTCGTGATGCTCGACGTCGACCACTTCAAGTCCTACAACGATACATTTGGCCATCAAGCCGGTGACGATCTACTGAAGTTGATCGCCGACCATCTGAAGGCGGCAATCCGGCCCAACGACTTTGCTGCAAGGTTTGGTGGGGAGGAGTTCGTGCTTCTTTTGCCGGGGTCCGACGCGGCCCAGGCGCACGTTGTCGCAGAACGCATCCGGGCGCAACTCCAGGGGTTGGAGCAAGCTTGCTGCCCCGTGAGCGCGAGTTTTGGCATTGCGACGATCGCCCTCCAAGGGGCGGACCCCAGGGCCTTTCTCGAGCAGGCCGATGCCGCCATGTACGTCTCTAAGCGCTGCGGCCGCAACCAGGTCACCCATTGGGACGACATTTCGGCCGACACCGCGCGGGCGGCTTAG
- the tsf gene encoding translation elongation factor Ts yields the protein MAISAADVKKLRDETGAPMMDCKAALEEAEGDFDKAKTILREKGKAAGAKKADRGTSAGVVAFAPSADGKAVGVAVLECETDFVSNTEDFQGVAAKLAAAFLANDPGANPMGASVDGTTVEGLISDAIGRIRENIQLTKAVRIASDGVLAPYVYQTKTKGAVVEVKGDASNLAEAGYKVAVQVVASPPQAVKKEDLPQDVIAKEIEVETQRAINEGKPENIARNIAQGRVNKEFVKQAALLEQPYYADPHKSVNDVVAEFGKAGGGKIEVVAFHYFGVGVG from the coding sequence ATGGCTATCTCAGCCGCAGACGTTAAGAAGCTTAGAGACGAAACTGGCGCGCCGATGATGGATTGCAAGGCCGCCCTCGAAGAGGCCGAAGGCGACTTCGACAAAGCCAAAACCATCCTTCGCGAAAAGGGAAAGGCCGCGGGTGCCAAGAAGGCGGACCGAGGCACCTCGGCAGGCGTGGTCGCCTTCGCGCCTTCGGCGGACGGCAAGGCCGTGGGCGTCGCCGTGCTGGAGTGTGAGACCGACTTCGTTTCGAACACAGAGGATTTCCAGGGTGTTGCCGCCAAACTTGCAGCGGCATTTTTGGCTAACGATCCTGGCGCGAACCCGATGGGCGCCTCCGTGGACGGCACGACCGTCGAGGGGCTGATCTCCGACGCGATTGGCAGGATCCGCGAGAACATCCAGCTCACCAAGGCGGTCCGCATCGCCTCCGATGGCGTTTTGGCCCCTTACGTGTATCAGACCAAGACCAAGGGTGCTGTCGTCGAGGTGAAGGGCGATGCGAGCAACCTCGCAGAGGCGGGCTACAAGGTGGCGGTGCAGGTTGTCGCAAGCCCACCGCAGGCCGTCAAGAAGGAGGATCTGCCGCAGGACGTCATCGCCAAGGAAATCGAGGTGGAGACCCAGCGTGCGATTAACGAAGGCAAGCCCGAGAACATCGCCCGCAACATCGCGCAAGGACGCGTGAACAAGGAGTTCGTGAAGCAGGCCGCTCTGCTCGAGCAGCCCTACTACGCGGACCCGCACAAATCGGTGAACGACGTGGTTGCGGAGTTCGGCAAGGCCGGTGGCGGCAAGATTGAGGTCGTGGCGTTCCACTACTTCGGCGTCGGCGTGGGCTAG
- a CDS encoding two pore domain potassium channel family protein, producing MAMILAILGAAIVVLVLWDAFQAIVVPKTVSRQISISSMYAMAVWRVWHGLVDRLPEGRARHALLVSFGPMALLFLFVAWSGVLVASFALILFGVQALGPGGDFLEVLYMSGVTFFTLGFGDVVPQTGLGRFLTVVEAGTGFGFLAVVIGYVPTLYQSFSRRERFIVLLDSRAGSDPSACELLRRHFTLGTIGQLAETLLSAEVWAAEQLEVYLSHPILAYYRSQHDSQSWLKTITAILDACALILACKLPEDEAHRNLRFQAQATFAMSRHVIVDLAYLLGDAPAKKPFGRLAPADLEALRETLALAQWDLDQEALQRLERFTALYEPYLVGLAIEMHFSVPAWRRLDEEPDNWERTAWDDAPHF from the coding sequence TTGGCGATGATTCTGGCGATCCTAGGCGCCGCTATCGTGGTCCTTGTGCTTTGGGACGCCTTTCAGGCCATCGTCGTGCCGAAGACGGTGTCCCGTCAAATCAGCATTTCCTCGATGTACGCCATGGCCGTTTGGCGGGTGTGGCATGGGCTGGTGGACCGTCTGCCCGAGGGCCGCGCTCGCCACGCGCTGCTGGTCTCGTTTGGTCCGATGGCGCTGCTGTTCCTGTTTGTCGCTTGGTCCGGAGTGCTCGTGGCCTCTTTCGCACTGATCCTTTTCGGCGTTCAGGCCCTAGGCCCAGGTGGCGACTTTCTGGAAGTGCTGTACATGTCCGGCGTGACGTTTTTCACGCTGGGATTCGGGGACGTGGTGCCCCAAACGGGGTTGGGACGGTTTCTTACGGTCGTCGAAGCCGGCACAGGCTTTGGGTTCCTTGCGGTGGTGATCGGCTATGTTCCGACGCTCTATCAGTCCTTTTCTCGTCGCGAGCGGTTTATCGTCCTGCTCGATTCCCGCGCAGGCTCGGACCCCTCGGCGTGCGAACTGCTAAGGCGGCACTTCACGCTGGGAACGATCGGGCAACTGGCTGAGACGTTGCTGTCGGCCGAGGTTTGGGCGGCCGAGCAGCTTGAGGTCTATCTGAGCCATCCCATATTGGCTTACTACCGGTCGCAGCACGACTCACAAAGCTGGCTGAAGACCATCACGGCGATCTTGGATGCTTGTGCGCTGATCCTGGCCTGCAAATTGCCGGAAGACGAGGCTCATCGAAACCTACGGTTCCAAGCGCAAGCCACCTTTGCGATGTCGCGCCACGTGATCGTGGATCTGGCCTACCTGCTGGGCGACGCGCCGGCGAAGAAACCCTTTGGTAGGCTCGCACCGGCTGACCTCGAGGCCCTTCGGGAAACGCTAGCGCTGGCGCAGTGGGATCTCGATCAAGAAGCCTTGCAAAGGCTTGAGCGGTTCACGGCGCTTTATGAGCCCTACCTCGTGGGGCTCGCCATCGAGATGCATTTCTCGGTCCCCGCCTGGCGACGCTTGGATGAAGAGCCGGATAATTGGGAGCGAACCGCCTGGGACGACGCGCCGCACTTCTGA